In Alicyclobacillus macrosporangiidus CPP55, a single window of DNA contains:
- a CDS encoding YpiB family protein — MGNTVTVAEKKHFLRWFLSNYQLQSREAEMLIRYMMTRESVLRRVHFVDSFRQLPRVIVVSTTCVQAAPFRYYRRNKPVSTDVEQAFLDLYQHPDEDVYVNLYFKDRATSAAYSAVLEEIAPAELEPAVKELITMQAEWIIEQAVRNYQREHLMRAVDEALDRGDREAFLEASRRLIEFDASASAAMSG; from the coding sequence ATGGGCAATACCGTAACGGTCGCCGAAAAGAAACACTTTCTGCGTTGGTTTCTGTCGAATTACCAACTGCAAAGTCGGGAGGCGGAGATGCTCATCCGCTACATGATGACCCGTGAGAGCGTGCTGCGCCGGGTTCACTTCGTCGACAGCTTCCGGCAGTTGCCGCGGGTCATCGTGGTGTCCACGACCTGTGTTCAAGCCGCCCCCTTCCGGTATTACCGGCGCAACAAGCCGGTGTCCACGGACGTGGAACAGGCGTTCTTGGACCTGTATCAACACCCGGACGAAGACGTGTATGTCAATCTCTACTTCAAAGACCGGGCGACCAGCGCCGCGTACTCGGCCGTGTTGGAGGAGATCGCGCCGGCCGAATTGGAACCGGCCGTCAAAGAGCTCATCACCATGCAGGCCGAATGGATCATCGAACAGGCGGTGCGCAACTATCAGCGGGAGCACCTCATGCGCGCCGTCGACGAGGCCCTGGATCGAGGAGATCGGGAGGCGTTTTTGGAGGCCAGCCGCCGTCTGATTGAATTCGACGCCAGCGCGTCCGCCGCGATGTCCGGTTGA